The Cuculus canorus isolate bCucCan1 chromosome 5, bCucCan1.pri, whole genome shotgun sequence genome window below encodes:
- the TMEM62 gene encoding transmembrane protein 62 isoform X2: MENLPVNPEEIKSHGENQVDRHQRKSRKYSAWRKDGSFHYIHTTSFGNYSFICMDATLSPGPKRPYNFFGILNTNQMKELSLMATESLHSNHTIWFGHFTTSTIISQDPGIRTLMNSATAYLCGHLHTLGGLMPVLHSQHHGGTLELELGDWKDNRRYRIFAFDHDLFSFADLTFEEWPVVLITNPKSLLYSSSAHEPLFKILHSTHIRILAFSPSVITSIEVCIDGVHLGNAHQVSGPLYVLKWSPQNYSEGFHHIEVTVQDASGRTSVRGHVFAMEENLSLRFGFLQSVILLTDYYVLVRVLFGLIVLVQISFLVIFRYLQKPALKEKPGLLTLTSYSLHVFTKTNTFYYSILVLNLYTILGPWFVGELIDGQVGACFSFGVYIGGSFLQGGLTFVVGILQMLFFNLPLMAYLCWCLLLRCQGHSFCSHLRHIRRLVAMLVHLTMALLLAWQVYSCYFLQRAYGTLAFLLSPMRTWLVVLTSLLIYKTWTLKSSELRTYIVEMKNCHSS, from the exons gAAATACTCTGCCTGGCGTAAAGATGGCTCTTTCCATTACATTCACACCACCTCTTTTGGGAACTATTCATTCATCTGCATGGATGCCACGCTCAGCCCAGGCCCTAAGAGACCCTATAATTTCTTTGGGATTTTAAACACG AATCAAATGAAAGAGTTGTCTTTGATGGCAACAGAAAGTCTGCACAGCAATCACACTATCTGGTTTGGCCATTTTACCACCTCAACAATCATCTCCCAAGACCCAGGAATACGAACATTAATGAA TTCTGCCACAGCCTATTTATGTGGACATCTCCATACACTGGGTGGGCTGATGCCAGTCTTGCACAGTCAGCACCATGGTGGGACTCTAGAACTTGAACTGGGAGACTGGAAGGATAATAGGAG GTACCGGATCTTTGCGTTTGATCACGACCTCTTTAGCTTTGCAGATCTTACCTTTGAAGAATGGCCTGTAGTTCTCATCAccaaccccaaatccctcctttaCAGCAGTTCTGCTCATGAACCActatttaaaattcttcattcCACTCATATCAG AATTTTGgccttctctccttctgtcaTTACCTCCATTGAAGTCTGTATAGACGGAGTTCACTTGGGGAATGCTCATCAGGTGTCTGGCCCTCTCTATGTACTGAAGTGGAGCCCACAAAACTACAGTGAAGGGTTCCATCACATAGAGGTAACCGTCCAG GATGCTTCAGGAAGAACTAGTGTGCGGGGTCATGTATTTGCTatggaagaaaatctttctcttaGATTTGGCTTTTTGCAGTCTGTTATTCTTCTCACTGACTACTATGTTCTG gTTCGTGTGCTCTTTGGACTGATTGTGCTGGTTCAGATCTCCTTCCTTGTTATTTTCAGATACCTCCAAAAGCCCGCACTCAAAG AAAAACCAGGATTACTTACTCTGACCTCGTATTCCCTTCATGTCTTCACTAAAACAAACACCTTCTATTACTCAATTCTGGTTCTGAATTTATACACTATTCTGG GACCATGGTTTGTAGGTGAACTGATAGATGGCCAGGTGGGGgcctgtttttcctttggggTATACATTGGTGGTTCCTTCTTACAGGGTGGTCTGACGTTTGTCGTTGGGATTTTGCAG ATGTTGTTTTTCAACTTGCCGTTAATGGCATACCTGTGCTGGTGCCTGTTGCTGCGGTGCCAGGGTCACAGCTTCTGTTCTCACCTCCGTCACATCCGACGCCTTGTGGCTATGCTTGTTCACCTGACAATGGCTCTCCTCCTGGCCTGGCAAGTCTATTCCTGCTATTTCCTCCAGCGAGCCTATGGGACCTTggctttcctcctctccccaatGAGAACATGGCTGGTGGTCCTGACTTCACTTCTGATTTATAAAACCTGGACACTGAAATCATCTGAGCTCAGAACTTACATAGTAGAGATGAAAAACTGTCATAGCTCCTGA